One Cucurbita pepo subsp. pepo cultivar mu-cu-16 chromosome LG09, ASM280686v2, whole genome shotgun sequence DNA window includes the following coding sequences:
- the LOC111801591 gene encoding protein SAR DEFICIENT 1-like isoform X1 — protein sequence MAAKRLFCETESILTPPLEKKRPRQTFASIIGEVVMGNSLRHLTKALEPLLRRVVCEEVDRSLMRYSRSLTRASSLRIQALEPSSYQLYFVNNVPSKIFTGSKITDVENQALRIAVEDGGGDLPSLISSPVKVEIVALNGDFPGDKQDWTADEFNANIVKERTGRRPLLHGDMNVTLRHGAATIGDIEFTDNSCWIRSRKFRLGARIVPGSDRNKSPRIREAISEPFVVNDHRGELYKKHYPPMLHDKVWRLEKIGKEGVFHRRLNDHNIRTVQEFLQFFTVDQQKLRTILGTGMSERMWEATTKHAKTCELGHKLYLFRGHNFTLFLNPIYQVVQAVIGGRTYTFPELQNIHEGTLKNLRKQAFDNRQWLQDIEGNLSDSLLLLTQGNEESDYNNVMEKSLIISGEVEGRDWDSNSDQIISATFQGHYNYFT from the exons ATGGCGGCCAAGAGATTGTTCTGCGAAACAGAGTCCATTTTAACACCTCCTCTGGAGAAGAAACGCCCACGCCAAACCTTCGCGTC GATAATTGGGGAAGTCGTTATGGGGAATTCCTTGAGGCATCTTACCAAAGCATTGGAGCCATTGCTGAGAAGAGTG GTCTGTGAGGAAGTTGATCGGAGTTTAATGCGGTATTCGAGGTCGTTAACGAGGGCTTCGTCGTTGAGGATTCAAGCTCTGGAGCCTTCCAGTTATCAATTGTATTTTGTGAATAACGTACCGTCGAAGATTTTCACCGGAAGTAAGATCACGGATGTGGAAAATCAGGCGCTGCGGATTGCCGTCGAGGACGGCGGCGGAGATCTGCCGTCGCTTATTTCTTCGCCAGTTAAAGTAGAAATTGTGGCGCTGAATGGCGATTTTCCTGGCGATAAACAGGACTGGACGGCGGATGAATTTAATGCTAACATTGTGAAAGAGCGGACTGGAAGGAGGCCGCTGCTTCATGGCGACATGAATGTAACTCTCCGGCACGGCGCTGCAACCATCGGAGATATTGAATTCACGGACAACTCGTGCTGGATCAGGAGCAGGAAGTTCCGGCTTGGTGCCCGAATTGTTCCCGGGTCGGATCGTAATAAAAGCCCCCGGATCCGTGAAGCTATAAGCGAACCGTTTGTGGTCAATGATCACCGCGGTGAAT TGTACAAAAAGCATTACCCACCAATGTTACACGACAAAGTATGGAGATTAGAAAAGATAGGAAAAGAAGGAGTGTTCCACAGGAGGCTAAACGATCACAACATCAGAACAGTTCAAGAGTTCTTACAGTTCTTCACTGTGGACCAACAAAAGCTAAGAACG ATCTTAGGCACGGGAATGTCGGAAAGAATGTGGGAAGCCACCACCAAACACGCTAAGACATGCGAGCTGGGACACAAGCTCTATCTCTTTCGTGGCCACAATTTCACGCTTTTCTTGAACCCCATCTATCAAGTTGTTCAGGCTGTAATTGGTGGCCGAACTTATACATTCCCAGAGCTTCAAAATATTCACGAG gGAACCTTGAAGAATTTGAGGAAACAGGCATTTGATAACAGGCAATGGCTACAAGACATAGAAGGGAATTTAAGCGACAGTTTGTTACTATTAACGCaag GGAATGAAGAAAGTGATTACAATAATGTAATGGAGAAATCGCTGATTATAAGTGGAGAAGTTGAAGGCAGAGATTGGGATTCAAATTCGGATCAAATTATTTCTGCAACATTTCAAGGccattataattatttcactTAA
- the LOC111802391 gene encoding AP-3 complex subunit delta-like: MAGSSLMDNLFQRTLDDLIKGLRLQLLGESAFITKAMDEIRREIKSTDPQTKATALQKLSYLNCLHGIDMNWAAFHVVEVMSSSRFVQKKAGYLAASQSFHEATPVLLLITNQLRKDLTSTNEFEVSLALDCLSRIATIDLARDLTPEIFTLLSSSKVFVRKKAIGAVLRVFGKYPDAVRVCFKRLVENLDSSDPRILSAVVGVFCELASQDPASYLPLAPEFYRILVDSKNNWVLIKILKIFSNLAPLEPRLARKIVEPITEHMRKTLAKLLLFECIRTVVTSLSDFESAVKLAVEKTREFLVDDDPNLKYLGLHALSILVPKHSWAVLENKEVVIKSLSDVDPNVKLESLRLVMAMVSENNLAEICRVLVNLALKSDPCFCNEILGSILAACGENVYEIIIDFDWYVSLLGEMSRIPQCRKGEEIENQLVDIGTRVKDARPTLVMVGRDLLIDPALLGNPFMHRILSAAAWVSGEYVQFSGKPFELLEALLQPRTNLLPPSVRAVYVQSAFKVSVFCLNSYIQEPIIDSSSYVDNLVDRCSESISVRECQDASVLGSCDTSDLRERDEAFNPRRSNQSPKVTFSENNKQTLSRVPTCTSASLEDNTSSLGSIIELLNFIQFSLSPLTWSHDVELLERSRNLLNFIELIRKQMPDGLNQKAAGSSEMELAEISEIIELIVDSFSNDFGPISINAQERVPIPKGLILEENLDDLEMVCRDIQLPEGSFSFEFSHREERVDSSIVSQQSQQESESSNATTSLLSEHRKRHGLYYLPSDKTDDASNDYPPANELKLEDHLDDDAAHLVELAERSLALKKKSNSAKPRPVVVRLEEGDELPVMRKKPQLKDEELSDAVRHVLEGSDARPTSSQTKQSSKASSRRKGKEKQDADNVSESKENLGDVEEQSNKIDTTSSRRTHRHHGKDGKQSGVEKSSEKKDQAHKKGKRTSSQRHGRRKATQIGDAPLPVTSQTVIPDFLL; the protein is encoded by the coding sequence ATGGCGGGTTCCTCTCTTATGGACAATCTCTTCCAGCGAACTCTCGATGACCTTATCAAAGGCCTCCGCCTCCAACTCCTCGGAGAGTCTGCTTTTATTACCAAGGCCATGGATGAGATTCGGCGCGAGATCAAATCTACGGACCCTCAAACTAAGGCCACCGCTTTGCAAAAGCTCTCCTATCTAAACTGCCTTCACGGCATCGATATGAATTGGGCTGCTTTCCATGTCGTCGAGGTTATGTCATCCTCTCGCTTCGTCCAAAAGAAGGCCGGCTACCTCGCTGCATCCCAATCCTTTCACGAAGCCACACCAGTTCTCCTCCTCATCACCAACCAGCTCCGGAAGGATTTAACTAGCACCAATGAATTCGAGGTTAGCCTTGCTCTCGATTGTTTGTCTAGAATTGCAACTATTGATCTTGCCAGAGACTTAACCCCTGAGATTTTTACATTGCTGTCGAGTAGTAAGGTTTTTGTTAGAAAGAAGGCAATTGGTGCGGTTTTGAGGGTTTTTGGGAAATACCCTGATGCTGTTAGGGTGTGTTTCAAGCGTTTGGTTGAGAATTTAGACAGTTCGGATCCTCGGATTTTGTCTGCAGTTGTTGGGGTCTTTTGTGAGCTTGCTTCACAGGACCCTGCTTCTTATCTTCCATTGGCACCCGAGTTTTACAGGATTTTAGTCGATAGCAAGAACAATTGGGTTCTGATTAAGATCTTGaagatattttcaaatttagctCCATTAGAGCCAAGATTGGCTAGGAAAATTGTTGAGCCTATAACTGAGCATATGAGAAAAACATTGGCGAAGTTATTGCTGTTTGAATGCATTAGAACAGTGGTGACCAGCTTGTCTGACTTCGAATCAGCAGTTAAACTTGCTGTTGAGAAGACTCGAGAGTttttggttgatgatgatCCTAATCTTAAGTATCTTGGATTGCATGCTCTTTCAATCCTTGTGCCAAAACACTCATGGGCTGTTCTTGAGAATAAGGAGGTTGTAATTAAATCTCTAAGTGATGTGGATCCAAATGTTAAACTCGAGTCCTTGCGGCTTGTGATGGCTATGGTTTCTGAGAATAATTTAGCTGAAATATGCAGAGTTTTGGTGAATCTTGCTCTTAAATCTGATCCTTGTTTTTGTAATGAAATTCTTGGGTCCATATTAGCTGCGTGTGGGGAAAATGTATATGAAATCATCATCGACTTCGATTGGTATGTGTCGCTTCTTGGAGAAATGTCAAGGATCCCACAATGCAGAAAGGGGGAGGAAATTGAAAATCAGCTTGTAGATATTGGTACGAGGGTCAAGGATGCAAGACCTACTCTTGTCATGGTTGGCCGTGATCTGCTGATCGATCCAGCGTTACTCGGTAATCCTTTCATGCATAGAATACTATCAGCTGCTGCTTGGGTGTCAGGAGAGTACGTGCAATTTTCAGGCAAGCCATTCGAACTCCTCGAGGCACTGTTACAGCCTCGCACCAATCTCTTGCCGCCATCAGTTAGAGCGGTTTACGTTCAGTCAGCGTTTAAGGTGTCggttttttgtttaaattcttACATTCAAGAGCCAATCATTGACTCCTCTTCATATGTTGATAATCTGGTTGACAGATGTTCCGAATCTATCTCTGTAAGAGAATGTCAGGATGCTTCTGTTTTAGGTTCGTGTGATACTTCTGATCTTCGTGAACGAGATGAAGCGTTCAACCCGAGGCGGTCTAATCAATCGCCCAAAGTTACTTTCTCTGAAAATAATAAGCAGACACTGTCTCGTGTCCCGACATGTACATCTGCATCGTTAGAGGATAATACTTCATCTCTTGGATCAATCATTGAATTGTtgaattttattcaattttctttgagCCCTTTAACTTGGAGCCATGATGTTGAATTACTTGAGAGATCTAGAAACTTGCTCAATTTTATTGAGTTAATTAGGAAGCAAATGCCTGATGGTCTAAATCAAAAGGCTGCTGGGAGTTCAGAAATGGAACTTGCTGAAATCTCTGAAATAATTGAACTGATTGTTGACTCCTTCTCCAATGACTTCGGCCCGATCTCGATAAATGCTCAAGAAAGGGTTCCGATTCCTAAAGGATTGATACTCGAGGAGAATCTTGACGACTTGGAAATGGTTTGCAGAGATATTCAGTTACCAGAAGggtccttttcttttgaattttctcacCGTGAGGAAAGGGTCGATTCGTCTATAGTATCTCAACAGAGCCAGCAAGAGTCTGAATCCTCGAACGCAACCACATCTCTTCTCTCCGAGCACCGTAAGCGTCATGGACTGTATTATCTTCCGTCAGATAAGACTGATGATGCATCTAATGATTATCCACCGGCCAATGAACTCAAGTTAGAAGATCATCTGGATGATGACGCTGCCCACCTTGTTGAGCTTGCAGAACGGTCACTTGCGCTAAAGAAAAAGTCTAATTCAGCCAAGCCTAGGCCTGTGGTGGTGAGATTGGAGGAAGGAGATGAATTGCCAGTTATGAGGAAGAAGCCCCAGTTGAAGGACGAAGAGCTTTCCGACGCAGTACGACATGTTCTTGAAGGTAGCGATGCGAGGCCTACTTCctcacaaacaaaacaatctTCCAAAGCATCTAGCaggagaaaaggaaaggagaaacAGGATGCTGATAATGTTTCtgaatcaaaagaaaacttgGGTGATGTTGAAGAGCAATCCAATAAGATAGATACAACAAGTTCAAGAAGAACACATCGACATCATGGAAAAGATGGGAAGCAATCAGGTGTAGAAAAGAGTAGTGAGAAAAAGGATCAGGCTCATAAGAAAGGCAAGCGAACAAGTAGTCAGCGGCACGGTAGGCGTAAAGCTACACAAATTGGGGATGCTCCATTACCTGTAACTTCACAGACAGTTATACCCGATTTCCTTTTATAG
- the LOC111801591 gene encoding protein SAR DEFICIENT 1-like isoform X2 translates to MGNSLRHLTKALEPLLRRVVCEEVDRSLMRYSRSLTRASSLRIQALEPSSYQLYFVNNVPSKIFTGSKITDVENQALRIAVEDGGGDLPSLISSPVKVEIVALNGDFPGDKQDWTADEFNANIVKERTGRRPLLHGDMNVTLRHGAATIGDIEFTDNSCWIRSRKFRLGARIVPGSDRNKSPRIREAISEPFVVNDHRGELYKKHYPPMLHDKVWRLEKIGKEGVFHRRLNDHNIRTVQEFLQFFTVDQQKLRTILGTGMSERMWEATTKHAKTCELGHKLYLFRGHNFTLFLNPIYQVVQAVIGGRTYTFPELQNIHEGTLKNLRKQAFDNRQWLQDIEGNLSDSLLLLTQGNEESDYNNVMEKSLIISGEVEGRDWDSNSDQIISATFQGHYNYFT, encoded by the exons ATGGGGAATTCCTTGAGGCATCTTACCAAAGCATTGGAGCCATTGCTGAGAAGAGTG GTCTGTGAGGAAGTTGATCGGAGTTTAATGCGGTATTCGAGGTCGTTAACGAGGGCTTCGTCGTTGAGGATTCAAGCTCTGGAGCCTTCCAGTTATCAATTGTATTTTGTGAATAACGTACCGTCGAAGATTTTCACCGGAAGTAAGATCACGGATGTGGAAAATCAGGCGCTGCGGATTGCCGTCGAGGACGGCGGCGGAGATCTGCCGTCGCTTATTTCTTCGCCAGTTAAAGTAGAAATTGTGGCGCTGAATGGCGATTTTCCTGGCGATAAACAGGACTGGACGGCGGATGAATTTAATGCTAACATTGTGAAAGAGCGGACTGGAAGGAGGCCGCTGCTTCATGGCGACATGAATGTAACTCTCCGGCACGGCGCTGCAACCATCGGAGATATTGAATTCACGGACAACTCGTGCTGGATCAGGAGCAGGAAGTTCCGGCTTGGTGCCCGAATTGTTCCCGGGTCGGATCGTAATAAAAGCCCCCGGATCCGTGAAGCTATAAGCGAACCGTTTGTGGTCAATGATCACCGCGGTGAAT TGTACAAAAAGCATTACCCACCAATGTTACACGACAAAGTATGGAGATTAGAAAAGATAGGAAAAGAAGGAGTGTTCCACAGGAGGCTAAACGATCACAACATCAGAACAGTTCAAGAGTTCTTACAGTTCTTCACTGTGGACCAACAAAAGCTAAGAACG ATCTTAGGCACGGGAATGTCGGAAAGAATGTGGGAAGCCACCACCAAACACGCTAAGACATGCGAGCTGGGACACAAGCTCTATCTCTTTCGTGGCCACAATTTCACGCTTTTCTTGAACCCCATCTATCAAGTTGTTCAGGCTGTAATTGGTGGCCGAACTTATACATTCCCAGAGCTTCAAAATATTCACGAG gGAACCTTGAAGAATTTGAGGAAACAGGCATTTGATAACAGGCAATGGCTACAAGACATAGAAGGGAATTTAAGCGACAGTTTGTTACTATTAACGCaag GGAATGAAGAAAGTGATTACAATAATGTAATGGAGAAATCGCTGATTATAAGTGGAGAAGTTGAAGGCAGAGATTGGGATTCAAATTCGGATCAAATTATTTCTGCAACATTTCAAGGccattataattatttcactTAA